In Euphorbia lathyris chromosome 10, ddEupLath1.1, whole genome shotgun sequence, a single genomic region encodes these proteins:
- the LOC136208744 gene encoding protein NBR1 homolog isoform X2 has translation MGQSILNPNQLSQVGPNTSTQEGSIDNPIASAVPTAPIAVNGETSTARLENVTRGVGVTVEPGPAPVDLNLEPACDFNQSGRSMKNFAPSGNGDDRKETMRHNAVHLSKKPVGGSNNSARPFGFGSKCPFGYTPVGNDISAQPHVLPQISPLSQWSGRNDSVVGMFHRGVQCDGCGVHPITGPRYKSKV, from the coding sequence ATGGGACAATCCATTTTGAATCCAAATCAGCTTTCTCAAGTTGGTCCCAACACAAGCACCCAAGAAGGGTCCATTGATAACCCAATTGCTTCAGCTGTGCCTACTGCACCAATTGCTGTTAATGGAGAAACTAGCACGGCGAGGCTTGAAAATGTTACTAGGGGAGTGGGTGTAACTGTGGAACCTGGACCTGCTCCTGTTGATTTGAATCTTGAACCTGCTTGTGATTTTAATCAATCTGGACgctcaatgaaaaactttgcgCCATCAGGTAATGGTGATGATAGGAAAGAAACTATGAGACATAATGCTGTTCATCTAAGTAAGAAGCCTGTTGGAGGTTCTAACAATTCAGCAAGGCCTTTTGGATTTGGTAGCAAGTGTCCATTTGGTTATACACCTGTAGGAAATGATATCTCTGCTCAACCTCATGTACTGCCTCAAATCAGTCCACTAAGCCAATGGTCTGGTCGCAATGATTCAGTTGTTGGAATGTTCCATAGAGGAGTTCAATGTGATGGTTGTGGGGTTCATCCAATAACTGGGCCACGGTACAAATCCAAAGTGTAA
- the LOC136208744 gene encoding protein NBR1 homolog isoform X1 — MGQSILNPNQLSQVGPNTSTQEGSIDNPIASAVPTAPIAVNGETSTARLENVTRGVGVTVEPGPAPVDLNLEPACDFNQSGRSMKNFAPSGNGDDRKETMRHNAVHLSKKPVGGSNNSARPFGFGSKCPFGYTPVGNDISAQPHVLPQISPLSQWSGRNDSVVGMFHRGVQCDGCGVHPITGPRYKSKVKLLFPTRVV; from the exons ATGGGACAATCCATTTTGAATCCAAATCAGCTTTCTCAAGTTGGTCCCAACACAAGCACCCAAGAAGGGTCCATTGATAACCCAATTGCTTCAGCTGTGCCTACTGCACCAATTGCTGTTAATGGAGAAACTAGCACGGCGAGGCTTGAAAATGTTACTAGGGGAGTGGGTGTAACTGTGGAACCTGGACCTGCTCCTGTTGATTTGAATCTTGAACCTGCTTGTGATTTTAATCAATCTGGACgctcaatgaaaaactttgcgCCATCAGGTAATGGTGATGATAGGAAAGAAACTATGAGACATAATGCTGTTCATCTAAGTAAGAAGCCTGTTGGAGGTTCTAACAATTCAGCAAGGCCTTTTGGATTTGGTAGCAAGTGTCCATTTGGTTATACACCTGTAGGAAATGATATCTCTGCTCAACCTCATGTACTGCCTCAAATCAGTCCACTAAGCCAATGGTCTGGTCGCAATGATTCAGTTGTTGGAATGTTCCATAGAGGAGTTCAATGTGATGGTTGTGGGGTTCATCCAATAACTGGGCCACGGTACAAATCCAAAGT TAAACTTCTGTTCCCAACAAGAGTTGTTTGA